One stretch of Anabas testudineus chromosome 24, fAnaTes1.2, whole genome shotgun sequence DNA includes these proteins:
- the trdn gene encoding triadin isoform X2 — protein sequence MSSQTKGGEAVPSARTNQRTFLDDVILTFSSPMAWLLVVALIITWSAVAIVLFDLLDYKTLAEYTSYCDDPVCLSPGLPPPPAVAKRGLKARGGVRPVKSSLPGVNGDVTALESTDWLDMIWSFAASLVAPDDEEEAFHSEEF from the exons ATGAGCAGTCAGACCAAAGGCGGTGAGGCGGTCCCTTCAGCTCGGACCAATCAGAGGACTTTTCTGGACGATGTCATTTTGACCTTCAGTTCACCAATGGCCTGGCTGCTTGTTGTGGCTCTGATCATCACCTGGTCAGCAGTAGCCATTGTTCTCTTTGATCTGCTTGATTATAAGACTCTAGCAG AGTACACATCATACTGTGACGACCCCGTGTGTTTATCTCCtg gtctccctcctcctcctgccgTCGCTAAGAGAGGTTTGAAGGCTAGAG GTGGCGTTCGCCCAGTAAAATCAAGCCTCCCTGGAGTCAATGGTGATGTCACAGCTCTGGAAAGCACCGATTggttggacatgatttggagTTTCGCAGCAAGTTTGGTCGCTcctgatgatgaggaggaag CTTTCCACTCTGAAGAGTTCTGA
- the trdn gene encoding triadin isoform X1, which yields MSSQTKGGEAVPSARTNQRTFLDDVILTFSSPMAWLLVVALIITWSAVAIVLFDLLDYKTLAEYTSYCDDPVCLSPGLPPPPAVAKRGLKARGGVRPVKSSLPGVNGDVTALESTDWLDMIWSFAASLVAPDDEEEGIHQLTESLTSFHSEEF from the exons ATGAGCAGTCAGACCAAAGGCGGTGAGGCGGTCCCTTCAGCTCGGACCAATCAGAGGACTTTTCTGGACGATGTCATTTTGACCTTCAGTTCACCAATGGCCTGGCTGCTTGTTGTGGCTCTGATCATCACCTGGTCAGCAGTAGCCATTGTTCTCTTTGATCTGCTTGATTATAAGACTCTAGCAG AGTACACATCATACTGTGACGACCCCGTGTGTTTATCTCCtg gtctccctcctcctcctgccgTCGCTAAGAGAGGTTTGAAGGCTAGAG GTGGCGTTCGCCCAGTAAAATCAAGCCTCCCTGGAGTCAATGGTGATGTCACAGCTCTGGAAAGCACCGATTggttggacatgatttggagTTTCGCAGCAAGTTTGGTCGCTcctgatgatgaggaggaaggtATTCACCAGCTAACTGAATCCCTCACAT CTTTCCACTCTGAAGAGTTCTGA
- the trdn gene encoding triadin isoform X4, whose amino-acid sequence MSSQTKGGEAVPSARTNQRTFLDDVILTFSSPMAWLLVVALIITWSAVAIVLFDLLDYKTLAGGVRPVKSSLPGVNGDVTALESTDWLDMIWSFAASLVAPDDEEEGIHQLTESLTSFHSEEF is encoded by the exons ATGAGCAGTCAGACCAAAGGCGGTGAGGCGGTCCCTTCAGCTCGGACCAATCAGAGGACTTTTCTGGACGATGTCATTTTGACCTTCAGTTCACCAATGGCCTGGCTGCTTGTTGTGGCTCTGATCATCACCTGGTCAGCAGTAGCCATTGTTCTCTTTGATCTGCTTGATTATAAGACTCTAGCAG GTGGCGTTCGCCCAGTAAAATCAAGCCTCCCTGGAGTCAATGGTGATGTCACAGCTCTGGAAAGCACCGATTggttggacatgatttggagTTTCGCAGCAAGTTTGGTCGCTcctgatgatgaggaggaaggtATTCACCAGCTAACTGAATCCCTCACAT CTTTCCACTCTGAAGAGTTCTGA
- the trdn gene encoding triadin isoform X3: MSSQTKGGEAVPSARTNQRTFLDDVILTFSSPMAWLLVVALIITWSAVAIVLFDLLDYKTLAGLPPPPAVAKRGLKARGGVRPVKSSLPGVNGDVTALESTDWLDMIWSFAASLVAPDDEEEGIHQLTESLTSFHSEEF, from the exons ATGAGCAGTCAGACCAAAGGCGGTGAGGCGGTCCCTTCAGCTCGGACCAATCAGAGGACTTTTCTGGACGATGTCATTTTGACCTTCAGTTCACCAATGGCCTGGCTGCTTGTTGTGGCTCTGATCATCACCTGGTCAGCAGTAGCCATTGTTCTCTTTGATCTGCTTGATTATAAGACTCTAGCAG gtctccctcctcctcctgccgTCGCTAAGAGAGGTTTGAAGGCTAGAG GTGGCGTTCGCCCAGTAAAATCAAGCCTCCCTGGAGTCAATGGTGATGTCACAGCTCTGGAAAGCACCGATTggttggacatgatttggagTTTCGCAGCAAGTTTGGTCGCTcctgatgatgaggaggaaggtATTCACCAGCTAACTGAATCCCTCACAT CTTTCCACTCTGAAGAGTTCTGA